From a region of the Micropterus dolomieu isolate WLL.071019.BEF.003 ecotype Adirondacks linkage group LG21, ASM2129224v1, whole genome shotgun sequence genome:
- the rnf34a gene encoding E3 ubiquitin-protein ligase RNF34a isoform X1, giving the protein MKAGASSMWASCCGLLNEVMGTGAVRGQQPGFGAGAGPFRFAPSAGYSTYPPTSSGSPSVVCKACGQAFSVFRRKYICCDCKKSFCSLCSVLQENLRICATCHLLKATAFQRPRLMRLRVKDLRQYLLLRNIPTDTCREKEDLVDLVLCHQGIEEEEDPDTGSLRSRSMYTPTPTTQSASELSTLVASQEEPLSRSDSSDTNQDIGDATSESLLNLDPSETTPEVSPQTRRRARASLSDISSLRDIEGLSVRQLKEILARNFVNYSGCCEKWELVERVGRLYREKEENRKSLENVSSTVTTVVAFPPPICNGAIGDREKGPLTIQDDNLCRICMDAMIDCVLLECGHMVTCTKCGKRMNECPICRQYVVRAVHVFKS; this is encoded by the exons ATGAAG GCAGGGGCCTCGTCCATGTGGGCTTCATGCTGTGGTCTGCTGAATGAAGTCATGGGTACTGGGGCCGTCAGAGGCCAGCAGCCAGGGTTTGGGGCCGGTGCTGGACCCTTCAGATTTGCCCCCAGTGCAGGATACTCCACATACCCGCCCACCAGCTCAGGGAGTCCCAGTGTTGTATGCAAGGCCTGTGGTCAGGCTTTCTCAGTCTTTAGGAGGAAG TATATTTGCTGCGACTGCAAGAAGAGCTTCTGCTCTTTGTGCTCCGTGCTTCAGGAGAATCTGCGCATTTGTGCCACATGTCATTTGCTGAAGGCAACAGCCTTTCAGCGGCCGCGGCTCATGCGCCTACGAGTCAAGGATCTGCGTCAGTACTTGCTGCTCCGTAACATCCCCACTGATACCTGCAGGGAAAAAGAAGACCTGGTGGACTTGGTGCTCTGCCACCAAGGCattgaggaagaggaggacccCGACACGGGCAGTCTCCGCTCTCGTTCCATGTATACCCCGACCCCTACCACACAGTCTGCCTCAGAGCTGTCTACTCTGGTCGCCTCTCAGGAGGAGCCGCTCAGCAGGAGTGATAGCTCTGATACCAACCAG GATATAGGTGATGCCACATCTGAGTCTCTCCTCAACTTGGACCCCAGTGAAACCACTCCTGAG GTCAGTCCTCAGACACGACGTCGGGCCCGAGCGTCTCTCTCAGACATCTCCAGCTTGAGGGACATCGAGGGCCTCTCTGTGAGGCAGCTAAAGGAGATCCTGGCCAGGAACTTTGTCAACTATTCAGGTTGCTGTGAGAAGTGGGAGCTGGTGGAGCGCGTCGGCAGACTttacagagagaaggaggagaacaggaaatCAT tggaaaatgtgagcAGTACTGTAACCACAG TGGTGGCCTTCCCCCCTCCCATCTGCAACGGTGCCATCGGAG ATCGTGAGAAGGGTCCGCTGACGATCCAAGACGACAACCTTTGCAGGATCTGCATGGACGCCATGATCGACTGCGTTCTCCTGGAGTGCGGTCACATGGTCACCTGCACCAAGTGCGGCAAGAGGATGAACGAGTGCCCGATCTGCAGGCAGTACGTCGTGAGGGCCGTGCACGTCTTCAAGTCCTAG
- the rnf34a gene encoding E3 ubiquitin-protein ligase RNF34a isoform X3, with product MKAGASSMWASCCGLLNEVMGTGAVRGQQPGFGAGAGPFRFAPSAGYSTYPPTSSGSPSVVCKACGQAFSVFRRKYICCDCKKSFCSLCSVLQENLRICATCHLLKATAFQRPRLMRLRVKDLRQYLLLRNIPTDTCREKEDLVDLVLCHQGIEEEEDPDTGSLRSRSMYTPTPTTQSASELSTLVASQEEPLSRSDSSDTNQDIGDATSESLLNLDPSETTPEVSPQTRRRARASLSDISSLRDIEGLSVRQLKEILARNFVNYSGCCEKWELVERVGRLYREKEENRKSLENVSSTVTTDREKGPLTIQDDNLCRICMDAMIDCVLLECGHMVTCTKCGKRMNECPICRQYVVRAVHVFKS from the exons ATGAAG GCAGGGGCCTCGTCCATGTGGGCTTCATGCTGTGGTCTGCTGAATGAAGTCATGGGTACTGGGGCCGTCAGAGGCCAGCAGCCAGGGTTTGGGGCCGGTGCTGGACCCTTCAGATTTGCCCCCAGTGCAGGATACTCCACATACCCGCCCACCAGCTCAGGGAGTCCCAGTGTTGTATGCAAGGCCTGTGGTCAGGCTTTCTCAGTCTTTAGGAGGAAG TATATTTGCTGCGACTGCAAGAAGAGCTTCTGCTCTTTGTGCTCCGTGCTTCAGGAGAATCTGCGCATTTGTGCCACATGTCATTTGCTGAAGGCAACAGCCTTTCAGCGGCCGCGGCTCATGCGCCTACGAGTCAAGGATCTGCGTCAGTACTTGCTGCTCCGTAACATCCCCACTGATACCTGCAGGGAAAAAGAAGACCTGGTGGACTTGGTGCTCTGCCACCAAGGCattgaggaagaggaggacccCGACACGGGCAGTCTCCGCTCTCGTTCCATGTATACCCCGACCCCTACCACACAGTCTGCCTCAGAGCTGTCTACTCTGGTCGCCTCTCAGGAGGAGCCGCTCAGCAGGAGTGATAGCTCTGATACCAACCAG GATATAGGTGATGCCACATCTGAGTCTCTCCTCAACTTGGACCCCAGTGAAACCACTCCTGAG GTCAGTCCTCAGACACGACGTCGGGCCCGAGCGTCTCTCTCAGACATCTCCAGCTTGAGGGACATCGAGGGCCTCTCTGTGAGGCAGCTAAAGGAGATCCTGGCCAGGAACTTTGTCAACTATTCAGGTTGCTGTGAGAAGTGGGAGCTGGTGGAGCGCGTCGGCAGACTttacagagagaaggaggagaacaggaaatCAT tggaaaatgtgagcAGTACTGTAACCACAG ATCGTGAGAAGGGTCCGCTGACGATCCAAGACGACAACCTTTGCAGGATCTGCATGGACGCCATGATCGACTGCGTTCTCCTGGAGTGCGGTCACATGGTCACCTGCACCAAGTGCGGCAAGAGGATGAACGAGTGCCCGATCTGCAGGCAGTACGTCGTGAGGGCCGTGCACGTCTTCAAGTCCTAG
- the rnf34a gene encoding E3 ubiquitin-protein ligase RNF34a isoform X2 — protein MWASCCGLLNEVMGTGAVRGQQPGFGAGAGPFRFAPSAGYSTYPPTSSGSPSVVCKACGQAFSVFRRKYICCDCKKSFCSLCSVLQENLRICATCHLLKATAFQRPRLMRLRVKDLRQYLLLRNIPTDTCREKEDLVDLVLCHQGIEEEEDPDTGSLRSRSMYTPTPTTQSASELSTLVASQEEPLSRSDSSDTNQDIGDATSESLLNLDPSETTPEVSPQTRRRARASLSDISSLRDIEGLSVRQLKEILARNFVNYSGCCEKWELVERVGRLYREKEENRKSLENVSSTVTTVVAFPPPICNGAIGDREKGPLTIQDDNLCRICMDAMIDCVLLECGHMVTCTKCGKRMNECPICRQYVVRAVHVFKS, from the exons ATGTGGGCTTCATGCTGTGGTCTGCTGAATGAAGTCATGGGTACTGGGGCCGTCAGAGGCCAGCAGCCAGGGTTTGGGGCCGGTGCTGGACCCTTCAGATTTGCCCCCAGTGCAGGATACTCCACATACCCGCCCACCAGCTCAGGGAGTCCCAGTGTTGTATGCAAGGCCTGTGGTCAGGCTTTCTCAGTCTTTAGGAGGAAG TATATTTGCTGCGACTGCAAGAAGAGCTTCTGCTCTTTGTGCTCCGTGCTTCAGGAGAATCTGCGCATTTGTGCCACATGTCATTTGCTGAAGGCAACAGCCTTTCAGCGGCCGCGGCTCATGCGCCTACGAGTCAAGGATCTGCGTCAGTACTTGCTGCTCCGTAACATCCCCACTGATACCTGCAGGGAAAAAGAAGACCTGGTGGACTTGGTGCTCTGCCACCAAGGCattgaggaagaggaggacccCGACACGGGCAGTCTCCGCTCTCGTTCCATGTATACCCCGACCCCTACCACACAGTCTGCCTCAGAGCTGTCTACTCTGGTCGCCTCTCAGGAGGAGCCGCTCAGCAGGAGTGATAGCTCTGATACCAACCAG GATATAGGTGATGCCACATCTGAGTCTCTCCTCAACTTGGACCCCAGTGAAACCACTCCTGAG GTCAGTCCTCAGACACGACGTCGGGCCCGAGCGTCTCTCTCAGACATCTCCAGCTTGAGGGACATCGAGGGCCTCTCTGTGAGGCAGCTAAAGGAGATCCTGGCCAGGAACTTTGTCAACTATTCAGGTTGCTGTGAGAAGTGGGAGCTGGTGGAGCGCGTCGGCAGACTttacagagagaaggaggagaacaggaaatCAT tggaaaatgtgagcAGTACTGTAACCACAG TGGTGGCCTTCCCCCCTCCCATCTGCAACGGTGCCATCGGAG ATCGTGAGAAGGGTCCGCTGACGATCCAAGACGACAACCTTTGCAGGATCTGCATGGACGCCATGATCGACTGCGTTCTCCTGGAGTGCGGTCACATGGTCACCTGCACCAAGTGCGGCAAGAGGATGAACGAGTGCCCGATCTGCAGGCAGTACGTCGTGAGGGCCGTGCACGTCTTCAAGTCCTAG